Proteins from a single region of Coregonus clupeaformis isolate EN_2021a chromosome 35, ASM2061545v1, whole genome shotgun sequence:
- the LOC121550664 gene encoding ubiquitin domain-containing protein UBFD1, with the protein MATQDGSEEVVMETEATLKEPKPLCENVGKGNTEVSETVSRTDDAGESSSTQDPTVSNGDDSDEGKEMVDLKIIWNKNKYDLKIPLDGTGAKLKERIHSLTGLPPAMQKVMYKGLLPEDKTLREIKVTNGAKIMVVGSTINDVLAVNTPKEVIQQEVKAEENKKEPLCRQKQHRKVLDKGKPEDIMPSVKGTKERLPTVPLAGMYNKSGGKVRLTFKLEQDQLWIGTKERTEKIPMGSIKHVVTEPIEGHEDYHMMAFQLGPTEASQYWVYWVPIQFVDAIKDTVLGKWQYF; encoded by the exons ATGGCGACCCAGGATG GAAGTGAAGAAGTCGTAATGGAAACTGAAGCCACGTTGAAAGAGCCAAAACCACTGTGTGAAAATGTTGGCAAAGGGAATACTGAAGTATCGGAAACTGTGTCTCGGACAGATGATGCCGGGGAAAGCTCTTCAACTCAGGACCCTACTGTCAGCAATGGAGATGACAGtgatgaaggaaaggagatggTGGATCTAAAGATTATTTGGAACAAGAATAAGTATGATCTCAAAATTCCTTTAGATGGCACTGGAGCCAAACTGAAAGAGCGGATCCATTCACTCACTG GTCTTCCACCTGCTATGCAGAAAGTGATGTACAAGGGACTGCTACCAGAAGATAAGACGCTACGTGAAATTAAAGTTACAAATGGTGCAAAAATAATGGTGGTGGGATCTACAATAAATGATGTACTAGCTGTAAATACTCCAAAAGAGGTTATTCAGCAGGAAGTTAAAGCTGAAGAAAACAAAAAGGAACCTTTGTGTCGGCAAAAA CAACACAGAAAGGTGTTGGACAAAGGCAAACCAGAGGACATAATGCCATCTGTTAAAGGAACAAAG GAACGCTTACCAACAGTGCCTTTAGCCGGAATGTACAACAAATCTGGTGGAAAAGTTCGGCTCACCTTCAAACTGGAACAAGATCAACTGTGGATTGGAACTAAGG agaggacagagaaaatCCCTATGGGCTCCATCAAACATGTGGTGACTGAACCCATTGAAGGCCATGAGGATTATCACATGATG GCATTTCAGTTGGGTCCAACAGAAGCCTCTCAGTATTGGGTCTACTGGGTGCCAATTCAGTTTGTTGATGCAATCAAAGACACAGTCCTTGGAAAGTGGCAGTATTTCTAA
- the LOC121550663 gene encoding UNC93-like protein MFSD11 has protein sequence MADFRIYNVVILGLGFLFIFTAFTTCGNIEQTIVKSLDNDTFTGSGYHSLGIIYGMFSFSNLLAPTVVAIIGPQFTMFFSGILYSGYVAVFITPSTWSFYFTSVLIGIGAAMLWTAQGHFLVENSDASTINRNTGMFWALLQCSMLFGNLYIYFDWNGSTEISDRSRKTIFIGLLVTSVLGTLSFLALRKTLPPEEEMLNDEEGQPLLSTHMMYKQRANFAVQDAKSEFKTILQLLKTKTILLLSCCMAYSGLELSFYSGVYGTCIGATTEFGAAAKGLIGISGIVVGIGEIVGGGIFGLVCKNNRFRRTSVVFLGMVVHFIAFYLIYLNIPDDAPVVLKTSTLNKPYLTPSISIALLCSFLLGLGDSCFNTQLYSILGRVYAEQSTPAFAIFKFIQSIFAAVAFFYSGYLLLTWQLLLMAILGFIGTLCFFMVERIQNFSVDLQQEY, from the exons ATGGCAGACTTTAGGATTTACAACGTTGTCATTCTGGGACTAGGATTTCTGTTCATTTTCACTGCCTTCACCACGTGTGGAAACATTGAA CAAACCATAGTTAAAAGCCTGGACAATGACACCTTCACTGGAAGTGGTTATCACAG CCTTGGAATCATCTATGGAATGTTTTCCTTTTCAAATTTGTTAGCTCCAACTGTTGTTGCAATAATTGGACCACAGTTTACAATGTTTTTCAGTGGAATTCTTTACAG TGGTTACGTAGCTGTATTCATCACCCCATCAACATGGTCCTTTTACTTCACCTCAGTACTAATCGGTATAGGAGCAGCCA TGCTTTGGACAGCTCAAGGACACTTCCTTGTGGAGAACTCTGATGCTTCCACCATCAATAGGAACACAGGGATGTTTTGGGCCCTTTTACAGTGCAG CATGTTATTTGGCAATCTTTACATTTATTTCGATTGGAATGGAAGTACAGAAATCTCAG ATAGGAGCAGAAAGACTATCTTTATAGGTCTGCTGGTCACCTCAGTGCTGGGAACACTCAGCTTCCTGGCTCTGAGAAAGACTCTTCCACCAGAGGAGGAGATGCTCAACGATGAGGAGGGCCAGCCTTTGCTCTCAACTCACATGAT GTATAAGCAAAGAGCCAACTTTGCAGTACAAGATGCAAAGTCAGAATTCA AGACAATCCTGCAACTGCTCAAAACCAAAACCATATTGCTCCTGAGCTGTTGCATGGCATACAGTG GTCTGGAGCTGTCTTTCTATAGTGGTGTGTATGGGACATGTATCGGGGCAACAACAGAGTTTGGAGCGGCAGCTAAAGGCTTGATTGGGATCTCTGGAATCGTGGTGGGGATTGGAGAGATAGTTG GTGGAGGCATCTTTGGACTTGTATGTAAGAACAACCGCTTCAGACGGACATCTGTGGTCTTCCTGGGGATGGTCGTCCATTTTATCGCCTTCTACTTGATCTACCTCAACATCCCAGATGATGCCCCTGTGGTTTTAAAAACTAGCACACTGAACAAGCCATATCTGACACCAAG TATCTCCATCGCACTGCTGTGTAGTTTCCTGCTTGGACTCGGTGACAGCTGTTTCAACACTCAACTGTACAGCATCTTGGGGCGTGTTTATGCTGAGCAAAGCACGCCTGCTTTTGCCATCTTCAAATTCATCCAG TCCATTTTTGCAGCAGTGGCCTTTTTCTACAGTGGCTACCTGCTGTTGACATGGCAACTGCTCCTTATGGCCATCCTGGGCTTCATTGGAACACTCTGCTTCTTCATGGTGGAAAGAATACAGAACTTCTCTGTAGACCTACAACAAGAATATTAG
- the LOC121550662 gene encoding uncharacterized protein LOC121550662 has translation MFLLLIIFTNLGTLIADDVMSDENLQCFNDKDKSMVCHFTTDKSKCAEYNMTLKLLDPQKKVWNDCTFKEKERSNGVSKCGCYIHPMELVIGEEFNATLWNSGKRLNSKVISIKSSIKPKTPTVQEVKPTENGNFLVKWKTNYPDDALFPKYLIAELSYRKKGETDEVSKNDSTTSHEILGRDLEPNTIYALKVRTYTDFSGRFSDWSEELEFTNPASSQKVLQIVIVLSCITIIIITSTLFWCSVRLKTKLWDNIPKCSNSELLYMVPGIHKILSPPKILLSPIYVDSSKMDIEGKTWTNLSIGDGSSGRGQQQGSGSELDSSSSLGYAHTCSVSPETSNVQIISHLQEALSKVFPSLVPLDGNPQLLLLAPPMTDACTQMNCPESNRDSGVCSSDFNRLHLMSEFGGSRGSSCYNNITYSHSVPLNFLQELTTSETSSFPTQPLLFCNSFYHTGEAEVLKNCHPQLFLGTGQQDLNLSTNCAPLLQTDFSYHPCDGASDDSETTTSAEDTSLIYGSNDSNVTSVVAGYQSFSEAVGKYNERGTDAFMDVPLPLKGFKDVNPCYHSLPDPGCSLPPSDGDYQALQSLGQNSPDQWVSGQSAEQDKLLNKCLETEIPQNSMGNMPLNFIPNSQGGQCPILGSPFLTAFCSDQAMQLDNDSSYHCV, from the exons ATGTTTCTATTGCTTATTATATTCACAAACCTTGGGACTTTGATAGCTGATGATG TAATGAGTGATGAAAATCTTCAATGCTTCAACGACAAAGACAAAAGTATGGTTTGTCATTTTACAACTGACAAGTCTAAGTGTGCTGAATACAACATGACATTGAAATTATTGGACCCACAAAAAAA GGTCTGGAATGATTGTACTTTCAAGGAAAAGGAGAGGTCCAATGGTGTTTCCAAATGTGGATGTTATATTCATCCAATGGAACTTGTTATTGGGGAGGAGTTTAATGCAACACTTTGGAATTCTGGGAAGCGCCTAAATTCCAAAGTAATCAGTATCAAAAGCAGCA TAAAACCCAAAACCCCCACTGTCCAAGAGGTGAAACCAACAGAAAATGGGAATTTCCTGGTCAAATGGAAGACAAACTACCCTGATGATGCACTGTTTCCTAAGTACTTGATTGCCGAATTGAGCTACAGAAAGAAAGGAGAAACAGATGAG GTGTCCAAAAATGACTCAACAACTTCCCATGAAATACTTGGCAGAGACTTGGAGCCAAACACCATTTATGCTCTGAAGGTCAGAACCTATACTGACTTTAGCGGCCGTTTCAGTGACTGGAGTGAAGAGTTGGAATTCACTAACC CTGCATCATCTCAGAAAGTGCTCCAGATTGTCATTGTTTTAAGTTGCATTACCATTATCATCATCACAAGTACTTTGTTTTGGTGCAGTGTTAG ACTCAAAACCAAGTTGTGGGATAATATTCCTAAATGTTCAAACTCAGAACTTTTGTATATGGTTCCAGGAATACATAAG ATATTGTCTCCTCCCAAAATACTTTTGTCCCCCATCTATGTTGATTCTTCAAAAATGGACATTGAAGGAAAAACATG GACAAACCTCTCGATAGGGGATGGGAGCAGTGGAAGAGGCCAGCAGCAAGGCAGTGGCTCAGAGCTTGACTCATCATCTTCCCTGGGCTATGCCCACACATGTTCCGTGAGCCCGGAGACTAGTAATGTGCAGATCATTAGCCATCTTCAAGAGGCCCTGAGCAAAGTCTTTCCCAGCCTTGTTCCTTTGGACGGGAATCCTCAGTTATTGCTCTTGGCCCCTCCTATGACAGATGCTTGTACACAAATGAACTGCCCTGAGTCAAATAGAGACAGTGGTGTGTGTTCATCTGACTTCAATCGTCTTCATTTAATGAGTGAGTTTGGAGGCTCTCGTGGGTCGTCTTGTTACAACAATATTACCTACTCCCACTCAGTGCCCCTCAACTTCCTTCAAGAGTTAACAACAAGCGAGACATCCTCATTTCCTACACAGCCTCTGCTCTTTTGTAACTCCTTCTACCATACTGGTGAGGCTGAAGTGTTGAAAAATTGCCATCCACAGCTGTTTCTTGGTACTggtcaacaagaccttaacttgTCCACTAACTGTGCACCCCTCTTGCAAACCGACTTTTCATATCACCCATGTGATGGCGCCAGTGATGATTCAGAGACTACCACGTCAGCAGAGGACACCAGTCTGATCTACGGCTCTAATGACAGCAATGTTACCAGTGTCGTTGCTGGATATCAGAGCTTCAGTGAGGCGGTCGGTAAGTACAATGAGCGAGGGACTGATGCCTTCATGGACGTGCCACTGCCACTTAAGGGTTTCAAGGATGTGAATCCATGTTACCACAGCCTGCCAGACCCTGGATGCAGCCTCCCCCCGAGTGACGGCGATTATCAGGCTTTACAGAGCCTGGGACAAAATAGCCCAGATCAGTGGGTTTCAGGGCAGAGTGCTGAACAAGACAAACTGTTGAACAAGTGTCTGGAGACTGAGATCCCTCAAAACTCCATGGGGAACATGCCTCTAAATTTCATACCCAACTCACAGGGAGGACAATGTCCGATACTTGGAAGTCCCTTTCTTACTGCTTTCTGTTCAGACCAAGCCATGCAATTAGACAATGACAGCTCTTATCATTGTGTGTGA